The window TTTTCCTCCTACTTCCGGTTATGAATATGTTGTTGTTGCTTTTACTCTAAAATCGGGTTCATGGAGGAAGCTTCATAGCCTCAACCAGAATGTTAGGGTGGTCGGGCATGGCTGTTTTGTAAACGAAACTCTACATTGGGTTCTAACAAGTGAAAGGGATGAGGAAGGTAGGGTGACTGCTTACAAGTTAGTCTCATTCAACTTGGCTGAGGAGAAATTTCATGAGATTGCATCCCCATATTCTATTGACGCACGTAATTTGACAAGAGTTGGAAATTTTAGAAATTCTTTAGCCTTATACTGTCAACCCTTCTCATTCATAGGTAGTTTTTGTTTTAGAATGTGGGTGATGAAGGAATATGGAGTCGAGAAATCCTGGACCGAAGTCATGAAAATCCCTTCAGAGATTCTGCCTAGACATTGTTGTCATTGCTTGAAGCCTTTATGCATTTCTGAAGATGGTGTACTTTTGATAGAAGTGTTTAGTGATTTAGACGATAGTGGCTTTTTGATGTTGTACAATCCGAAAGAAAATACATTTAAGGATGTTACTAAAAATTGTGTGTCTAAAACGATTACTTATGTAGAAACTCTAGTTTCCCCGTAACATCATGCAATGAGCCGGATAATAGGATTGCTCAATCTCAGTCGTGATTTTTGTTGTAAATAGTTGGATTCATTTTTTCTTCATGAGAAGCAACTCAAGCAAGTAGATATTTTATGTAATTTTTATTTTTTTATTTTTTTATAATTGGGTTGGATTTTTTTTTGAGAATGATAATAATTGGGTTGGAGTTGGACTGGTAAAATAGTTTGTGTTGGAATCAAATAAACATGATTCAAAAGTGCGTTAGGATACTTTGCAGTCGACACACGCCACTGATNNNNNNNNNNNNNNNNNNNNGCGCTGTATAATTTTCGTTCTTTCGAAGAGAATGCTTGATTTTCCGGTAATAATTGATCCTCTAATTGACATCGATGCTATTGCAATCGTTGGTAGTTGCAATGGTTTGGTATGTCTACTACTTGATTTTTTTGCTGGTGTGAAATCCTTAGAATTCTTTACCTTTGTATTATGGAATCCTTGTACGGGCGAATCCCAAGTCCTACCACTTCCTCGGTTCCTCCCATTCATTCCTGCCATAGCATTTTCTTCGGATTCGGCTATGAATCAACAACTAATGATTATAAAGTAATACTGGGTAGCTGTTTATCTGAGAGTCAAAGGTCAGTATACTATATAGCTAGAAATGAAGCTGTTATTAGTTGTCAAATTTTGTGACTAATGAAACTTATATATATATATTTCTTTTGTTGTAGATGAGAGCTGGTTAACAAATGGTTTCTTGGACCAGGTGATAGACTGGGTTCCAGGATTCAAATCTATACGTTTAAGGGATATCCCAAACAATTTTATAACAACAAATCCCAATGACATTCATTGGAACTTTTGCTTGCAAGCAATTGAAAGAGTTGGTGAAGCTTCTGCTATCATTCTTTATACTTTTGATGCTTTGGAGTCACATGTTTTGGAAGCTTTCTCTTCATCTATGCTTGTTTATGCGATTGGCCCTCTCCAACTACTTCTCAATCAATTACCAGAAGATGACCCTTCCAAGCATATTAGCTACAGTCTATGGAAAGAAGAAACTGAGTGCCTCAAATGGCTAAACTCCAAGGCACCAAACTCGGTTTTGTATGTGAACTTTGGTAGTATAGTAAATTTGACACCTAAACATCTTGTCGAATATGGATGGGGACTAGCGAATTCCCAGCTGCCATTCTTGTGGGTGATAAGGCCTGATTTAGTTGTTGGTGAATCAGCAATTTTTCCACCAGAGTTTGTGGCCAACACTAAAGATAGAGGTCTAGTATCAAGATGGTGTCCACAAGAGGAAGTGCTTAACCACCCATCAGTTGGCGGGTTTTTGACGCACAGCGGCTGGAATTCAACCATAGAGAGCGTGGCGGCAGTGCCAATGCTTTGTTGGCCACTCTTTGGTGACCAGCAAACAAGTTGTTATTATAATTGTAATGAACGGGGTATTGGGATGGAGATGAGTAGTGATGTGAAGAGAGATGAAGTAGAGAGGCTTGTTAAAGAGTTCATGGAGGGAGAGAAGGGTGAGAAAATGAGACATACGGCCATGGAGTGGAAGAAACATGCTGAAGAAGCAACTGCTCCAAATGGTTCTTCGTCCAAAAACTTGGATGATTTAGTGAATCAAGTTCTACTGTACGAAACTGCTCTATGCTACATTGCTACTTAAGAGAAACCCTAGTATATATATTTACGCATTCCCTTACTTAACATTTAGATTTTGGTATATATAGCCAATCACTAATTAATGACTCTTGGCCCAGTTTGAC of the Fragaria vesca subsp. vesca linkage group LG6, FraVesHawaii_1.0, whole genome shotgun sequence genome contains:
- the LOC101302969 gene encoding UDP-glycosyltransferase 85A3-like, producing MSNPLHTRHQPQWVLSESLDFLSWLPAKSLLRFRCICKTWKAMISEPYFIRQHLSRIDTKSNSSYSLLVKEISICRSIGCGEIFKCSTPSTELDFPLLDPLYEFYFIDIIGSCNGLVCLLLDFITTTIMLWNPCTRESKVLPQPPIENLPKFFGFGYDSTTDDYKVIVGSFPPTSGYEYVVVAFTLKSGSWRKLHSLNQNVRVVGHGCFVNETLHWVLTSERDEEGRVTAYKLVSFNLAEEKFHEIASPYSIDAHESWLTNGFLDQVIDWVPGFKSIRLRDIPNNFITTNPNDIHWNFCLQAIERVGEASAIILYTFDALESHVLEAFSSSMLVYAIGPLQLLLNQLPEDDPSKHISYSLWKEETECLKWLNSKAPNSVLYVNFGSIVNLTPKHLVEYGWGLANSQLPFLWVIRPDLVVGESAIFPPEFVANTKDRGLVSRWCPQEEVLNHPSVGGFLTHSGWNSTIESVAAVPMLCWPLFGDQQTSCYYNCNERGIGMEMSSDVKRDEVERLVKEFMEGEKGEKMRHTAMEWKKHAEEATAPNGSSSKNLDDLVNQVLLYETALCYIAT